The sequence TCAAACCAAGCCCGGTTCGCCGGGCTTTTTTATGTTTTACCGTAAGTCGATAAAAAGGCGCTGGTGGTCTTTAACTGATGGCTGAGCGCTTATCGTTTAACGCTGGTTTCGTTTTATTGGCATTACTTTATTCCGACTCTGGTCAAAATTTGATAGACTCGGTTTTTAATAACTTAACAGTTAGTGAAAGGAAAAATGGGACAAAACGTTGTTGTACTCGGCACCCAATGGGGTGATGAAGGCAAGGGGAAGGTTGTAGACCTTCTGACTGACAGAGCCCGTTATGTTGTTCGCTATCAAGGCGGCCATAACGCGGGTCATACTCTTGTTATCGACGGTGAAAAAACCGTTCTCCACCTTATTCCATCAGGTATTTTACGTGACAACTGCCTGTGCATTATTGCCAACGGTGTAGTGTTGTCGCCGGAAGCTTTGTTAAAGGAAATGGCCGGTTTGGAAGCCCGCGGTGTGCCAGTGCGCGAGCGTTTGGTACTCAGTGAAGCTTGCCCGCTGATCCTGCAATACCATGTGGCCATGGACCAAGCACGAGAAATCGCGCGCGGTGCTAACGCCATTGGTACTACAGGACGTGGTATTGGCCCAGCCTATGAAGACAAAGTAGCACGCCGCGGTTTGCGCGTCGGCGACCTTGCCAACATGGACACCTTTGCCGTTAAGTTGAAAGAAATTGTAGAATATTATAATTTCCAGCTCACCGGTTTTTACGGTGTAGAAGCGGTTTCCTATGAAACGGTATTAGAAGAAGCCAAAGGTTATGCAGCTCTGCTGACCAGTATGGTGATTGATGTTACCGACGTGCTGGATATTGCCCGTAAAAACGGTGATAAAATCATGTTCGAAGGTGCCCAAGGTACCTTGCTGGACATTGACCACGGCACTTATCCATTTGTGACCTCATCTAATACCACGGCTGGCGGCGTTGCTACTGGCTCAGGTTTTGGTCCTCGTCACATTGATTATGTGTTGGGTATCATCAAGGCCTATGCCACTCGCGTCGGCTCAGGTCCTTTCCCGACCGAGCTGTACGACGGTCAAGAGAAGCTAGATGACGTCGGCAAACACCTAGGTACAGTGGGCCATGAATTTGGTGCTACTACCGGTCGTTTGCGTCGTACCGGTTGGTTGGACTTGGTGGCCGTTAAGCGTGCCGTTCAAGTGAACTCCATTTCCGGTTTCTGCTTAACCAAGCTAGACGTATTGGATGGCTTGAAAGAGCTGAAAATCTGCGTGGGCTATCAAATGCCAGACGGTTCAGTCAAGGATGTGCCACCTATGGCAGCCGAAGATTATGATACCGTTATTCCTGTGTATGAGACTATGCCAGGCTGGAGCGATAACACTGTAGGTGTGGTCACCCTTGAAGGTTTGCCACAAGCGGCGCGCAATTACATTAAGCGCATCGAAGAGTTATCCGGTGTGCCGATTGATATTATTTCGACCGGCCCCGATCGTGATGAGACCATGATTTTGCTTCATCCTTTTGATGCTTAATCGTTAGGTTTATCCATATAAAAAACGCCAGCTCATTGAGCTGGCGTTTTTGTTTTAACGTAAGGGGTAAAGCGTGAGGAGGGAGGTGAAAAACACCTAACCTTCAGATCTAGGTGTTAGCCGTCTTCCTGACGCACGTCAGGATCTCGCTTTTCCTAAGTACTAGATACCGAGGCAAGCTCAGCATAAAGAAAACACACCGAGCTTGCAGATATCCAGTTTTACCACCCTTCATCGGCGAAGCCGCATCAGCTGCTGCGTTCTACAGCCATATGAGCCAAGTCGATCAGCGCTTGTTTGTGATCGGAATCGGGCAAGATGCGTAAACTGTCGATGGCTTTTTGCGCTTCAAGCTCGGCTTGTTGCTGGCTGTATTCCAGCGCTTGGGTGTCGGCCAAGATGCCCATGATCTCTTCAAGATGATCCATACCGGTACGATTAGCGATGGCATCACGAATACGCTCGCGTTGCGCGTCGTTACCCACTTCCATGGCACGCAGCAGGGGCAGGGTAGGCTTACCCTCGCTCAAGTCGTCGCCGACGTTCTTACCCATGTCCTGACTGTCTGAGCTGTAGTCCATGATGTCGTCAACCAGCTGGAAAGCAGTACCTAAATATTTACCGTAATCCAGCATGGCTTGTTCTACGTCAGGCGCTTGATGAGTCAGCACCGCAGCCAAGCGGGTGGCTGCTTCAAATAATTTGGCAGTCTTGCAGTAAATCACCTGCATATAGCTGTCTTGGGTGGTGTCGGGATCGTTGCAATTCATTAACTGCAGCACTTCACCTTCGGCAATAATATTGGTGGCGTCGCTTAAGATATGCATGATTTTCATGTTATCCAGCTCAGTCATCATCTGAAACGCGCGGGTATAAAGGAAATCGCCGACCAAGACGCTGGCTGCATTACCAAATAAAGCATTGGCGGTATCGCGGCCACGGCGTAAGTCTGACTCATCGACCACGTCATCATGCAGCAAGGTGGCGGTGTGAATAAACTCGATAATGGCAGCCAAGGTAATGTGCGCATCACCCTCGTAGCCTAAGGCGCGAGCGGCCAATACGGTGAGTTGGGGGCGCATCCGCTTACCGCCGGCACCCACTATATAGAAGCCCAGTTGATTAATGAGCGCCACGTCTGATTGCAGTCGTGAGCTGATTAAATCGTTCACCGATTGCATATCTTGCTCGGTCAATTGTTTTATTTTATTCATATTTACCATAAATTTATAAGCCAAACGACGCCGTCAACAGCCACTGATGCTGGGATTTTACACTATTTACCATAGGGATAAAGCCGACAAGCCCGCCTTTGCAAGCTTGTGCGATAAGACTGATTTTTTTATGCCTGCACTCTTGTCTCGCCCTATCAATCTGCGTACAATACGCGACCATTGTAGAACAGTTTTAGTGCACGCCCCTTTGAGGGTAAAAGTGCCAATAATTCGGAGTTAAAATCATGTACGCGGTAATCCAAAGCGGCGGAAAACAGCACCGTGTAACCGAAGGTCTGGTAATTCGTCTAGAAAAATTAGACGTTGAAACTGGCGCATCTGTCAATTTTGACAAAGTGCTAATGGTTGCTCAAGGTGAAGATGTTAAAGTTGGTGTTCCTTACATCGACGGTAGCACAGTAACAGCTGAAGTCGTAGCTCACGGTCGTGGCAAAAAAGTCAAGATCGTTAAGTTCCGTCGTCGTAAGCACTCACGCAAACAGCAAGGTCATCGTCAGTGGTTCACTGAAGTTAAGATCACGGCTATCAGCGCTTAATATAGGAGTTCAGTTCCATGGCATCGAAAAAAGCAGGCGGCTCAACTCGTAACGGTCGCGATTCAGAAAGTAAACGTCTTGGTGTTAAGCGTTTTGGTGGTGAAAGTGTCTTGGCGGGCAACATCATCGTTCGTCAGCGCGGCACTCGTTTCCACGCCGGCGTTAACGTTGGTTTGGGCAAAGACCACACTTTATTCGCCACTGCCTCTGGCAAGGTGAAGTTTGAAGTTAAAGGTCCAAACAACCGTAAGTTCGTAAGCATTGAAGCTGAGTAAGCATCAAGGCTGAACTAAGAAAGCCCCGCCCATCGGCGGGGCTTTTTGCTTTATAAAAAGCACGTTCGGTGCTGAAACCAGATACACTGGTGTCAGTGCACGAATGGGAGATTAATGTAATGAAATTTGTAGATGAAGCACAAATCCAAGTTGAAGCCGGTGACGGTGGTAACGGTTGTGTGAGTTTTCGCCGTGAAAAATATATTCCCAATGGTGGCCCAGATGGTGGCGATGGTGGTGATGGTGGCGACTTATATATGCTGGCAGACACTAACCTCAACACCCTGATCGATTACCACTTTGAACGCTTTCATCGTGCCGAGCGTGGCGAGAATGGCCGTAGCAGTAACTGTACGGGTAAACGTGGTCAAGATTTAGTGATCAAAGTACCGGTCGGTACTCGCGCTAAAGATGAGATGACGGGCGAAATCCTTGGTGATTTAACCCGTGACGGTCAGAAGTTGCTGGTGGCCAAAGGCGGTTTCCATGGTTTGGGCAATGCGCGTTTTAAAAGCTCAGTTAACCGTGCGCCTCGCCAAAAAACCAATGGCACGCCAGGTGAAGTTCGTGCCTTAGTGCTGGAGCTATTACTGCTAGCAGACGTAGGCATGTTGGGTTTACCCAATGCCGGTAAATCTACCTTTATCCGCGCCGTGTCTGCGGCTAAGCCAAAAGTGGCGGATTATCCCTTTACCACCCTTGCGCCTAACTTAGGTGTGGTACGTTGTGACGGTCATAGAAGCTTCGTGGTTGCGGATATTCCCGGCTTGATTGAAGGTGCTGCCGACGGTGCTGGCTTAGGTATTCGCTTCTTAAAACACTTAGAGCGTTGCCGTGTGTTGCTGCACATCATAGATGTGCTGCCTGCTGATGAGACAGATCCTGCAGATAACGCTGAGATCATCATCAATGAGCTGGTGCAATACAGTGAAACTGTGGCCAATAAGCCACGCTGGTTGCTGTTTAATAAGCTCGACTTAGTGTTACCAGAAGAAGCGGAAGCCATTATCGAACGTGTGATTAAGCGCTTAGACTGGCAAGGCCCAGTATTTCGCATCACCGCCATCAGTAAAGACGGCACTAAAGAAGTGACCGAAGCGCTGATGGACTTCTTAGATGAAAATCCTCGTACTCAACAAGAGTTAGAAGATGCCCGTGAAGTGGTGAACTTCAAGTGGGACGACTACCACGAGACGACGTTGGAAGAGCACAGTAAGCCGCTCGCACAAGACTTTGACGACGAAGACGATGATGACGACTGGGACGACGAAGAAGATGACGGCCATGTTATCTACACGCGTGAATAAGCTATGATAGTTGCTTTAATCGTGGCCATGACGCGTAACGGCGTGATTGGTAAAGACAATGCCATGCCTTGGCATTTGCCGGCGGATTTAGCGTACTTTAAGCAGACCACGCTGGGTAAGCCGATAGTGATGGGGCGCAACACCTTCAACTCTATCGGCCGTGCCTTGCCAGGCCGACGTAATATTATTGTTAGCCAAAGCTTAATTGAGGCGCCAATCGGTACCGAAGTAGTGCCATCGCCTGAAGCGGCGCTGGCGTTATTAGCCGGAGAGAGTGAGGTAATGGTGATGGGCGGTGGCCAGCTGTATCAGGCATTCTTGCCGTTAAGCCAGCGCTTATACCTAACCCAGATTGAAGCGGATGTTGAGGGTGATACCTATTTTCCGTTTCAGGCCGCAGATTGGCAGCTTGAGTCTGAGCAGTTACGCCTTGGTGACGAGCGTAATGAATATAACTGCAGGTTCCAGGTTTATAAACGAGTATAAAGCGTGAAGGGTAAAGAGTGAGGAGGCAACCCTGCGTTTGCAGATTGGATGTTTCCCTCTCACCCTTCACTTTTATTACTGTCTTAGTTTTAATGCTCTATTCTTTCAGCTTCACGCTTCACGCTTCACGCTTTACCGTTACCGCAAAGCAGTTGTTCTTGTTTCAGCCCTAGCTTAGCGCTAGGTGCTCGGCGCTTGTTTATCCCGTCCTCTTCACTCTTTACCCTTCACGCATACAAGGGGCAGGGCGTACTGATGCGCTCACCGGTTTCCCAGCATAATAATGTCATACTGCCGCCCCACACACAGCCTGTATCTAACGCATAAATATCTTCTACCTGACACTCACCCTCTAATGCGGCCCAATGGCCGAAGATCAGTGGGGGATCTTGGCGATCTTGGCGTAAAGTGAACCAAGGTGTGAGTTCGCCCGGTGCGTCGCTTAACCCCGCCTTATAGCCAAAGTCTAAACTGCCGTCAGGATGGCAAAAGCGCATGCGTGTAAAGGCATTGATGGTAAAGCGCAGTTGCTCGACCGCGGTTAAGTCTGCTTGCCAAAAATTCGGTAAATTACCGTACATTTGTGCCAAGCGCTCTTGGTAATCGGGGGAGCGTAGCTCAGCTTCGGCACTGCGTGCCGCCGCTCTTGCTTGCTCAATACTCCACTGCGGGGGAATGCCTGCGTGGGTCATGACAAAAGGCTGAGCTTGTGCCGCCGACTTATATTCAGATCGCTTATCTGCTGCGGGTTGATATTCGGCCAGCAGTGGCTGCTGACGTAACCAATACAATAAGTCTGAGCTATCGGCGGCTTGTAATATCGGCATGATTTTATCCGCCGCTTTAGGCTGGGCTATGCCATTGGCGACCGCTAATAAGTGCAAGTCGTGATTGCCCAATACAGTAGTAGCCGCATTACCGAGCGCGATAACGCGGCGTAAACAGCCAAGCGAGTCGGGCCCACGGGC comes from Oceanisphaera profunda and encodes:
- a CDS encoding symmetrical bis(5'-nucleosyl)-tetraphosphatase, whose amino-acid sequence is MATYIIGDLQGCLAELDTLLNEVAFRPSRDQLWLTGDLVARGPDSLGCLRRVIALGNAATTVLGNHDLHLLAVANGIAQPKAADKIMPILQAADSSDLLYWLRQQPLLAEYQPAADKRSEYKSAAQAQPFVMTHAGIPPQWSIEQARAAARSAEAELRSPDYQERLAQMYGNLPNFWQADLTAVEQLRFTINAFTRMRFCHPDGSLDFGYKAGLSDAPGELTPWFTLRQDRQDPPLIFGHWAALEGECQVEDIYALDTGCVWGGSMTLLCWETGERISTPCPLYA
- a CDS encoding dihydrofolate reductase, whose protein sequence is MIVALIVAMTRNGVIGKDNAMPWHLPADLAYFKQTTLGKPIVMGRNTFNSIGRALPGRRNIIVSQSLIEAPIGTEVVPSPEAALALLAGESEVMVMGGGQLYQAFLPLSQRLYLTQIEADVEGDTYFPFQAADWQLESEQLRLGDERNEYNCRFQVYKRV
- a CDS encoding adenylosuccinate synthase, with translation MGQNVVVLGTQWGDEGKGKVVDLLTDRARYVVRYQGGHNAGHTLVIDGEKTVLHLIPSGILRDNCLCIIANGVVLSPEALLKEMAGLEARGVPVRERLVLSEACPLILQYHVAMDQAREIARGANAIGTTGRGIGPAYEDKVARRGLRVGDLANMDTFAVKLKEIVEYYNFQLTGFYGVEAVSYETVLEEAKGYAALLTSMVIDVTDVLDIARKNGDKIMFEGAQGTLLDIDHGTYPFVTSSNTTAGGVATGSGFGPRHIDYVLGIIKAYATRVGSGPFPTELYDGQEKLDDVGKHLGTVGHEFGATTGRLRRTGWLDLVAVKRAVQVNSISGFCLTKLDVLDGLKELKICVGYQMPDGSVKDVPPMAAEDYDTVIPVYETMPGWSDNTVGVVTLEGLPQAARNYIKRIEELSGVPIDIISTGPDRDETMILLHPFDA
- the cgtA gene encoding Obg family GTPase CgtA, translating into MKFVDEAQIQVEAGDGGNGCVSFRREKYIPNGGPDGGDGGDGGDLYMLADTNLNTLIDYHFERFHRAERGENGRSSNCTGKRGQDLVIKVPVGTRAKDEMTGEILGDLTRDGQKLLVAKGGFHGLGNARFKSSVNRAPRQKTNGTPGEVRALVLELLLLADVGMLGLPNAGKSTFIRAVSAAKPKVADYPFTTLAPNLGVVRCDGHRSFVVADIPGLIEGAADGAGLGIRFLKHLERCRVLLHIIDVLPADETDPADNAEIIINELVQYSETVANKPRWLLFNKLDLVLPEEAEAIIERVIKRLDWQGPVFRITAISKDGTKEVTEALMDFLDENPRTQQELEDAREVVNFKWDDYHETTLEEHSKPLAQDFDDEDDDDDWDDEEDDGHVIYTRE
- the ispB gene encoding octaprenyl diphosphate synthase codes for the protein MVNMNKIKQLTEQDMQSVNDLISSRLQSDVALINQLGFYIVGAGGKRMRPQLTVLAARALGYEGDAHITLAAIIEFIHTATLLHDDVVDESDLRRGRDTANALFGNAASVLVGDFLYTRAFQMMTELDNMKIMHILSDATNIIAEGEVLQLMNCNDPDTTQDSYMQVIYCKTAKLFEAATRLAAVLTHQAPDVEQAMLDYGKYLGTAFQLVDDIMDYSSDSQDMGKNVGDDLSEGKPTLPLLRAMEVGNDAQRERIRDAIANRTGMDHLEEIMGILADTQALEYSQQQAELEAQKAIDSLRILPDSDHKQALIDLAHMAVERSS
- the rpmA gene encoding 50S ribosomal protein L27, yielding MASKKAGGSTRNGRDSESKRLGVKRFGGESVLAGNIIVRQRGTRFHAGVNVGLGKDHTLFATASGKVKFEVKGPNNRKFVSIEAE
- the rplU gene encoding 50S ribosomal protein L21, translating into MYAVIQSGGKQHRVTEGLVIRLEKLDVETGASVNFDKVLMVAQGEDVKVGVPYIDGSTVTAEVVAHGRGKKVKIVKFRRRKHSRKQQGHRQWFTEVKITAISA